In the genome of Flavobacteriales bacterium, one region contains:
- a CDS encoding ribonuclease H-like domain-containing protein, whose product MLDHIHLSNVLFLDIETVPAWYNYGDMPEAFRELWDKKATSLIRDADLTPEDVYERAGIYAEFGKIICISVGYVKDEDGDASIRIKSFSGEDEKVMLAEFARMLDQHYGKSQHVLCAHNGKEFDFPYMARRMLVNGLRLPKILDIAGKKPWEVNFLDTMELWKFGDFKNYTSLNMLTTLFGIPTPKDDITGADVARVFWEDHDLARIVTYCQKDVVAIIQLMRRFKGQALIDPARVQFTDGE is encoded by the coding sequence ATGCTCGATCACATCCACCTCAGCAACGTTTTGTTCCTCGACATTGAAACCGTGCCGGCCTGGTACAACTATGGTGACATGCCGGAGGCTTTCAGGGAATTGTGGGACAAGAAAGCAACGTCCCTGATCCGGGATGCCGATCTCACACCGGAAGACGTGTATGAGCGCGCCGGTATTTATGCGGAGTTCGGGAAGATCATTTGCATATCCGTGGGTTATGTGAAAGATGAAGACGGAGATGCATCCATACGGATCAAGTCATTCTCCGGCGAAGATGAGAAGGTTATGTTGGCGGAGTTTGCCAGGATGCTTGACCAGCACTACGGGAAAAGTCAGCATGTGCTATGCGCACACAACGGCAAGGAATTCGATTTTCCATACATGGCCCGAAGGATGCTTGTGAACGGCTTGCGGCTTCCGAAAATCTTAGACATCGCCGGCAAGAAACCCTGGGAGGTTAATTTCCTGGATACCATGGAGCTTTGGAAGTTCGGGGATTTCAAGAATTACACGTCCCTCAATATGCTTACCACCCTGTTCGGTATCCCCACACCAAAGGATGACATTACCGGTGCGGATGTGGCGCGTGTATTCTGGGAAGATCACGACCTGGCACGGATCGTTACCTATTGTCAGAAGGATGTGGTGGCCATCATCCAGTTGATGCGTCGCTTCAAAGGACAAGCCCTGATCGATCCCGCAAGGGTTCAGTTCACAGACGGGGAATGA
- a CDS encoding bifunctional phosphoglucose/phosphomannose isomerase, with the protein MESLIKNFPNQLREAWQIGNAATLQPAKSPFRNVLITGLGGSGIGGTIIAEITQSQVSVPVTVNKDYFVPKFVGPDTLVIASSYSGNTEETLQAVQQASDQGAHIVCITSGGTLQAFAKEKGYDAIVIPGGNPPRSCLGYSLTQLFIIFAKHKLIPESFLTDLQSVPDFLDQHLPAIQAEAKDLTEFLYGKIPVIYAAAGSEGVAVRFRQQVNENAKMLCWHHVLPEMNHNELVGWAGGNEQMAVVVFRNKTDYKRTQRRMEVGKEIITRMTPHYREVFSVGETPLTRAFHLIHLGDWVSLYLGQKKGVDVTEVKVIDHLKSALAAL; encoded by the coding sequence ATGGAATCACTGATCAAGAATTTCCCCAACCAGTTACGCGAAGCGTGGCAAATAGGGAATGCTGCCACCCTGCAGCCTGCAAAGTCCCCATTCAGGAATGTGCTCATTACCGGACTTGGAGGTTCGGGTATAGGCGGCACCATCATTGCGGAAATCACCCAATCACAGGTGTCTGTTCCGGTGACGGTGAACAAAGATTACTTCGTGCCCAAATTCGTAGGACCCGATACGCTGGTGATCGCAAGTTCTTACTCCGGCAATACCGAAGAAACATTGCAGGCGGTTCAGCAGGCATCCGATCAGGGTGCACACATCGTATGCATCACTTCCGGCGGGACACTCCAGGCTTTCGCAAAGGAAAAGGGATATGATGCCATCGTCATACCGGGGGGCAACCCTCCGCGTTCGTGCCTGGGCTATTCACTCACCCAGCTTTTCATCATCTTCGCCAAACACAAGCTCATCCCCGAAAGTTTCCTGACCGACCTGCAATCGGTACCCGATTTTCTCGACCAACACCTGCCTGCCATTCAGGCCGAGGCAAAAGACCTGACGGAATTCCTGTATGGCAAGATCCCCGTGATCTATGCTGCTGCCGGTTCGGAGGGTGTAGCGGTACGGTTTCGCCAGCAGGTGAACGAAAACGCCAAGATGCTTTGCTGGCACCATGTACTACCTGAAATGAACCACAACGAACTGGTGGGTTGGGCCGGAGGAAATGAACAGATGGCTGTGGTGGTGTTCCGTAACAAGACCGACTATAAGCGCACACAACGAAGGATGGAAGTGGGGAAAGAAATCATCACCCGCATGACACCACATTACAGGGAGGTGTTTTCCGTAGGTGAGACACCCCTCACCCGGGCCTTTCATCTGATTCACCTGGGCGACTGGGTATCGTTGTACCTCGGACAGAAAAAAGGTGTGGATGTGACGGAGGTGAAAGTGATTGATCACCTTAAATCGGCCCTGGCCGCACTGTAA
- the lipB gene encoding lipoyl(octanoyl) transferase LipB: MEAATTQKTYFVNLGKMEYQPAWDLQEAIFSRMVQWKQDNRREGVDPGPIPDHHLLFCEHPHVYTLGKSGSESNLLINREQLAAHEASYVKINRGGDITYHGPGQIVGYPILDLERFFTDIHRYMRSLEEGVIRTLSDYGIEAGRLEGLTGVWLDPDDPLKARKICALGVKSSRWVTMHGFAFNVNPDLSYFNHIVPCGITDKAVTSMEKELGTAPPLAEVENKLKDHLADVFGMQLVEQSAETLMTTYSTPEAG; encoded by the coding sequence ATGGAAGCGGCAACAACACAAAAGACGTACTTCGTTAACCTTGGCAAAATGGAATACCAGCCGGCCTGGGACCTCCAGGAGGCGATCTTTTCCCGCATGGTTCAATGGAAACAAGACAACCGCAGGGAAGGTGTTGATCCCGGCCCGATCCCTGATCATCACCTGCTGTTTTGTGAGCATCCCCACGTGTATACCCTGGGCAAAAGCGGCTCGGAATCCAACCTGCTGATCAACCGGGAGCAGCTGGCCGCACACGAAGCCAGTTATGTAAAAATCAACCGCGGAGGAGACATCACCTACCATGGCCCCGGACAGATTGTGGGTTACCCGATTCTCGATCTTGAACGTTTCTTCACCGACATCCACCGCTACATGCGATCCCTGGAGGAAGGCGTGATCAGAACCCTTTCCGATTATGGGATTGAAGCCGGAAGACTGGAAGGCCTGACCGGTGTGTGGCTTGATCCTGATGACCCGCTCAAGGCGCGTAAGATATGTGCATTGGGTGTGAAATCGAGTCGATGGGTCACCATGCACGGCTTTGCCTTCAATGTTAATCCAGACCTGAGTTACTTCAACCACATTGTTCCCTGCGGCATTACCGACAAGGCGGTAACAAGTATGGAAAAGGAACTGGGAACCGCTCCGCCTTTGGCCGAAGTGGAAAACAAACTCAAGGATCACCTGGCGGATGTCTTCGGTATGCAGCTCGTTGAGCAAAGTGCCGAAACACTCATGACCACCTATTCAACACCGGAAGCGGGATGA
- a CDS encoding ABC transporter ATP-binding protein, producing MQGNELLEIRNLVTEFRTEEEFVKAVNDISFTLNKGETVGIVGESGSGKSVTALSVMRLIASPPGIIRSGQILFNSPRLGKVNLLDLTEKQIRNLRGNDIGMIFQEPMTSLNPVFKCGDQVMEAIVLHQKLSRKAAREKTIALFEEVQLPRPNVIFDTYPHQISGGQKQRVMIAMAMSCNPSLLIADEPTTALDVTVQKTILELMKKLQVQHRMGIMFITHDLGVIAELADQVVVMYKGKIVEQGKVWDIFSNPQHPYTKGLLACRPPLDKRLHWLPTVSDFMKVDEDGSITQSRITVEEVLKKFEVTEGVRKERHQMLYNQKPLLQVRDLKTYFPERSGLFSRSKEYVKAVDGVSFEVFPGETLGLVGESGCGKTTLGRTVLRLIEPTGGEIVFDGKPIHGMPPAELRSMRKHMQIIFQDPYSSLNPRITIGDAILEPMRVHRIGASDEERKEKVMELLKRVNMQESHYYRYPHEFSGGQRQRICIARALGLSPRFIICDESVSALDVSVQAQVLNLLIELRETYDFTYIFISHDLSVVKFMSDRMVVMNKGKIEETGMADEIYNNPQSAYTQKLISAIPKGRLEDIKQANGRK from the coding sequence ATGCAAGGAAATGAATTGTTGGAGATCAGGAACCTGGTAACGGAGTTCCGCACCGAAGAGGAGTTTGTAAAAGCGGTCAACGATATCTCTTTCACCCTGAACAAGGGAGAAACAGTAGGCATCGTGGGAGAATCAGGGTCGGGAAAATCGGTGACCGCATTGTCGGTCATGCGGTTGATCGCCAGTCCACCCGGCATCATCCGAAGTGGTCAGATTCTTTTCAACAGTCCCCGTCTGGGGAAGGTGAACCTGCTGGATCTGACGGAAAAGCAAATTAGGAATTTGAGGGGCAATGACATCGGGATGATCTTCCAGGAGCCGATGACTTCCCTGAATCCTGTCTTCAAATGTGGCGACCAGGTCATGGAAGCCATCGTCCTGCATCAGAAACTATCCCGCAAGGCAGCCAGGGAAAAAACCATCGCTTTGTTCGAGGAGGTACAGCTTCCGCGACCAAATGTGATTTTCGATACCTATCCGCACCAGATATCCGGTGGCCAGAAACAAAGGGTGATGATTGCGATGGCGATGTCCTGCAATCCGTCCCTGTTGATTGCGGATGAACCCACCACAGCGCTTGATGTGACGGTGCAGAAGACCATCCTGGAGTTGATGAAGAAGCTGCAGGTACAACACCGGATGGGCATCATGTTCATTACGCATGACCTGGGTGTGATTGCAGAACTGGCAGACCAGGTGGTGGTGATGTACAAGGGAAAGATTGTCGAACAGGGCAAGGTCTGGGACATCTTCTCCAATCCGCAGCACCCGTATACAAAAGGTTTGCTGGCATGTCGTCCGCCGTTGGATAAGCGCTTGCACTGGCTGCCCACGGTCAGCGATTTCATGAAAGTGGATGAAGACGGCAGCATCACCCAAAGCCGCATCACCGTGGAAGAAGTGTTGAAGAAGTTCGAAGTGACCGAAGGTGTGCGCAAAGAACGCCATCAGATGCTGTACAACCAGAAACCCCTGCTGCAAGTCAGAGACCTCAAGACCTATTTCCCTGAGCGGAGCGGACTGTTTTCCCGATCGAAAGAATATGTGAAGGCTGTGGACGGGGTTTCATTCGAAGTATTCCCCGGGGAAACGCTGGGCCTGGTTGGAGAATCGGGCTGTGGAAAAACCACGTTGGGCCGAACGGTCCTGCGTTTGATAGAACCCACCGGCGGCGAGATTGTTTTTGATGGCAAGCCCATACATGGCATGCCTCCTGCCGAATTGCGCTCGATGCGCAAACACATGCAGATCATTTTCCAGGATCCATATTCGTCCCTGAATCCGCGCATCACCATCGGAGATGCCATTTTGGAGCCCATGCGTGTACACAGGATCGGCGCCAGCGATGAAGAGCGAAAAGAGAAAGTGATGGAGCTGCTGAAACGGGTGAACATGCAGGAGTCGCATTACTATCGCTACCCGCACGAATTTTCGGGCGGCCAGAGACAACGCATTTGTATCGCCAGGGCACTCGGGCTGAGTCCGCGTTTCATTATCTGTGATGAAAGTGTTTCGGCGCTTGACGTTTCGGTACAGGCGCAGGTACTGAATCTCCTGATTGAACTGCGGGAAACATACGACTTCACCTATATTTTCATATCCCATGACTTGTCGGTTGTGAAATTCATGTCAGACCGCATGGTGGTGATGAACAAAGGCAAAATTGAGGAAACCGGCATGGCCGATGAAATCTATAACAATCCGCAATCCGCCTACACGCAAAAGCTGATCAGCGCCATTCCGAAGGGCCGCCTGGAAGACATCAAGCAGGCCAACGGCAGGAAGTAA
- a CDS encoding serine hydrolase — protein sequence MKKKILYVLTGLILLLNLGIVISGRWYLYPALYHNFADIDDYKIFPNRPIEAGTPQPWPVSARAAHEHLTPEEQSYVESLDPVAFLVIHHDSILFEQYWDDYSPESMSSSFSMAKTFTSVLIGIAIGEGKIKSVDQPVADFIPSFREAGKEGITLRNLLTMSSGLNWDESYANPLSVTTEAYYGSDLEKLVDQMQRIEEPGKRFEYLSGNTLVLAEVLKKATGKTLSEYMSEKLWKPMGAARAASWSLDHPDGMEKAYCCINSNIRDFARLGKLFKNGGNWNGVQLVPADYVSESIVPARLTDEGQPLTRYGLSWWLLTYQGHSVFYARGILGQYVFVVPDLDLVVARLGHHRSMDYTDGHPQDVFHYLDIGIRMSLQYRRLQGGIPGL from the coding sequence ATGAAAAAAAAGATCCTGTACGTATTGACAGGCCTGATCCTGCTGCTGAACCTGGGCATCGTGATCAGCGGCAGATGGTACCTCTACCCAGCCCTGTACCATAATTTCGCAGACATTGACGATTACAAGATTTTCCCGAACCGGCCCATTGAAGCAGGTACGCCACAACCCTGGCCTGTATCAGCACGGGCAGCACACGAACACTTGACGCCCGAAGAACAGTCTTATGTGGAAAGCCTGGATCCGGTTGCGTTTCTGGTGATCCATCATGATTCCATCCTGTTCGAACAATACTGGGATGATTACAGTCCTGAAAGCATGTCATCCTCTTTTTCGATGGCCAAGACCTTTACCAGCGTGCTCATAGGAATCGCCATCGGTGAAGGAAAGATCAAAAGTGTGGATCAGCCGGTGGCCGATTTCATTCCTTCGTTCAGGGAAGCCGGAAAAGAAGGGATCACCCTGAGGAACCTGCTTACCATGTCATCGGGTCTGAACTGGGACGAAAGTTATGCCAACCCCTTGTCGGTAACCACGGAGGCATACTACGGCAGTGACCTGGAAAAGCTGGTGGATCAAATGCAACGCATCGAAGAACCCGGAAAGCGGTTCGAATACCTGAGCGGCAACACCCTGGTGCTTGCCGAGGTTTTAAAGAAAGCCACGGGAAAAACCCTCAGCGAATACATGTCGGAAAAATTGTGGAAACCGATGGGTGCCGCCAGGGCCGCCTCGTGGAGCCTGGACCATCCGGATGGAATGGAAAAAGCGTATTGCTGCATCAACAGCAACATCAGGGATTTTGCAAGGCTGGGCAAGTTGTTTAAGAACGGTGGCAATTGGAACGGTGTACAGCTGGTTCCGGCCGATTATGTAAGTGAGTCCATCGTACCTGCCCGCCTGACCGATGAAGGGCAACCACTGACGCGGTACGGTCTATCGTGGTGGTTGCTGACATATCAGGGTCATTCGGTTTTCTATGCAAGGGGCATTCTGGGACAGTATGTATTTGTGGTTCCTGATCTGGACCTGGTTGTGGCCCGTCTGGGGCATCATCGCAGCATGGACTACACCGATGGTCATCCGCAGGATGTTTTCCACTATCTTGATATCGGCATACGCATGTCCCTGCAGTACCGGAGACTGCAGGGTGGGATACCGGGTTTGTAA
- a CDS encoding decaprenyl-phosphate phosphoribosyltransferase, translating to MQWMKLLRLHQWIKNFIVLLPLFFAGEIMVSNKLAHVVLAVLAFSLVASAVYVFNDWLDVEEDRKHPVKSKRPIASGQIGKGVALVVAGTCAFAGLMLAAWIQSTFLYILMGYLGLNICYTLGLKNIPVLDVSLVGLSFVARIFAGGAAGDVMISKWIVLLSFLLALFLALAKRRDDLLLFQSGGDVTRKVISGYNLSFISSAITLMGAVVVVAYIMYTVSPDVLQRTHEDYLYLTSGFVIIGILKYLQLTLVENKSGDPVKLLLRNAFMQLVVAGWLIASGIILYM from the coding sequence ATGCAATGGATGAAATTGCTTCGGTTGCACCAATGGATCAAAAATTTCATTGTGTTACTGCCCCTGTTTTTTGCCGGGGAGATCATGGTTTCGAATAAGCTGGCGCATGTAGTTCTGGCGGTATTGGCGTTTTCTTTGGTGGCATCCGCTGTGTATGTGTTCAACGATTGGCTGGACGTTGAAGAAGACAGGAAACACCCCGTCAAATCCAAACGACCCATTGCTTCCGGACAGATTGGAAAAGGTGTTGCACTGGTTGTTGCAGGTACATGCGCTTTCGCCGGATTGATGCTGGCGGCATGGATTCAATCCACATTCCTGTACATCCTCATGGGTTACCTGGGCCTGAACATATGCTATACGCTGGGACTTAAAAACATCCCGGTGCTGGATGTGTCCCTGGTGGGCCTTAGTTTCGTGGCGCGCATTTTTGCCGGTGGTGCGGCCGGTGATGTAATGATCTCCAAGTGGATTGTATTGTTGTCATTTCTTCTTGCCCTGTTTCTTGCCCTGGCAAAGCGCAGGGATGATCTTCTGCTATTTCAAAGCGGAGGAGACGTGACCCGGAAGGTGATCAGCGGTTATAACCTGTCGTTCATTTCTTCAGCCATCACCCTTATGGGAGCGGTGGTGGTTGTTGCGTATATCATGTACACGGTCTCACCGGACGTATTGCAGCGCACCCACGAAGATTACTTGTATCTGACATCCGGATTCGTGATCATCGGCATTCTGAAATACTTACAGTTGACGCTGGTGGAGAACAAGAGCGGGGATCCGGTCAAACTCCTGCTCCGGAATGCTTTCATGCAACTGGTAGTTGCGGGTTGGCTGATCGCGTCGGGCATAATCCTGTACATGTGA
- a CDS encoding NAD(P)H-dependent glycerol-3-phosphate dehydrogenase, whose product MGGGSWATALVKLLCNNVDNVHWWMQNPDAIAHVRQYHHNPQYLSSVTFQPEKLTVTNDLQAFVNTCDVIIISIPSAFLMDVFKKHPVKGMEDKILFSAIKGIVPEYNAIPARFFHKQFLIPYENIGIICGPCHAEEVALEKLSYLTIACQDEVKASMLAELLACRYIRTATSDDLFGSELSAVLKNVYAIASGICHGLGYGDNFQAVLISNAIQEIERFVDAVNPIHRDVKSSAYLGDLLVTAYSQFSRNRTFGTMIGKGYSVKYAQMEMDMVAEGYYAVKSIQEINKKFKVHTPICDAVYRVLYEKISPVAEMRLLTEQLS is encoded by the coding sequence ATGGGAGGTGGCAGCTGGGCAACCGCGCTGGTGAAACTCCTTTGCAACAATGTCGATAATGTGCATTGGTGGATGCAGAACCCCGATGCCATCGCACATGTCAGGCAATACCATCACAATCCGCAGTACCTGAGTTCAGTCACCTTTCAACCTGAAAAGCTCACGGTGACAAACGACCTGCAGGCATTCGTGAATACCTGCGACGTTATCATCATTTCCATCCCTTCCGCCTTCCTCATGGATGTGTTCAAGAAACATCCTGTAAAGGGAATGGAAGACAAAATTCTGTTCTCCGCCATCAAAGGGATCGTACCTGAATACAATGCCATACCGGCCCGGTTTTTCCACAAACAGTTCCTCATTCCTTATGAGAACATAGGTATCATCTGCGGACCCTGTCACGCCGAAGAAGTGGCGCTGGAGAAACTTTCATACCTCACCATCGCCTGCCAGGATGAAGTCAAGGCTTCCATGCTGGCGGAATTACTGGCCTGTCGCTACATCCGCACCGCTACATCCGACGACCTGTTCGGTTCGGAATTGTCTGCGGTACTTAAGAACGTATATGCCATTGCAAGTGGAATTTGCCACGGCCTCGGCTATGGTGACAACTTCCAGGCGGTGCTGATCTCAAACGCCATCCAAGAAATCGAGCGCTTCGTGGATGCAGTGAACCCCATCCACCGCGACGTGAAAAGCTCGGCCTACCTGGGCGACCTGCTGGTAACCGCTTACTCACAGTTCTCAAGGAACCGCACGTTCGGTACCATGATCGGAAAGGGGTACTCCGTGAAGTATGCGCAGATGGAGATGGACATGGTGGCCGAGGGTTACTACGCCGTAAAGAGCATCCAGGAAATCAACAAGAAATTCAAGGTGCATACGCCGATCTGCGATGCCGTATACCGCGTGCTGTATGAGAAAATATCTCCCGTTGCGGAGATGCGCCTGCTCACTGAACAGTTGAGCTGA
- a CDS encoding DUF4909 domain-containing protein: MKKDIEFPVVEDIAVVVAREEDVQDAPWNVYLLNLKSKEVTGVLITSKGYGQHEGRNVKTSTLRHFFEKIGSKSYVKVEHFPDHLFSISNEFWVSFYEDGLLHDKKYIFVTGSVSDENLIHIPLLNRKGVMIK, translated from the coding sequence ATGAAAAAAGACATTGAATTTCCCGTTGTAGAAGACATAGCAGTGGTGGTAGCCCGAGAAGAGGATGTGCAGGATGCACCCTGGAACGTGTACCTTCTCAACCTGAAAAGCAAAGAGGTCACAGGGGTGCTCATTACCTCCAAAGGCTATGGCCAACATGAAGGTCGCAACGTAAAGACCTCCACCCTCCGCCATTTTTTTGAAAAGATAGGATCCAAAAGCTATGTGAAGGTGGAGCATTTCCCCGATCACCTGTTCTCCATCAGCAATGAATTCTGGGTCAGTTTTTATGAAGACGGGTTGCTGCATGACAAAAAGTATATTTTTGTTACCGGTAGCGTTTCGGATGAAAACCTGATCCATATTCCCCTGCTGAACAGAAAAGGGGTGATGATCAAATGA
- the lysS gene encoding lysine--tRNA ligase: MAKELSEQEMIRRASLQALNELGIDAYPADTFPVNASARDIHKNYELDKLSYKNISIAGRIMSRRIMGNASFAEIQDATGRIQVYVKRDDICPDEDKTLYNTVFKKHLDIGDIIGVTGYVFTTNTGTISIHVTGLKLLCKSLRPLPIVKTDHEGHVHDAFTDPDQRYRMRYIDLIVNHTVKDTFIKRTKMVNSMRNFLTEKGYLEVETPVLQPIYGGAAARPFKTHHNALDMTLYLRIANELYLKRLIVGGYDGVFEFSKDFRNEGMSRFHNPEFTQVELYVAYKDYEWMMNLCETVIEKVAMDLHGTTEVQVGEHVINFQRPWKRFTMFGAIEHFTGIDISEMDEAALRETASKLGIHVDKSMGKGKIIDEIFGEKCEPNLIQPTFITDYPVEMSPLAKKHRSKEGLVERFEAICNGKEIANAFSELNDPIDQRRRFEEQLELGKRGDDEAMVLDEDFLRAIEYGMPPTAGIGIGIDRLAMIMTNSPSIQDVLFFPQMRPE, translated from the coding sequence ATGGCCAAAGAACTGAGTGAACAGGAGATGATTAGACGAGCGTCGCTTCAGGCGCTGAATGAATTGGGTATTGACGCATACCCTGCCGACACTTTCCCGGTCAACGCATCTGCCCGGGACATTCATAAAAATTACGAACTCGACAAGCTATCCTATAAGAACATCAGCATAGCGGGTCGCATCATGTCGCGGCGCATCATGGGCAATGCCTCATTTGCCGAGATACAGGATGCCACCGGTCGCATACAGGTGTATGTGAAACGAGACGATATCTGCCCGGATGAGGACAAGACCCTCTACAATACCGTGTTCAAAAAACACCTCGACATCGGAGACATCATCGGTGTCACGGGTTATGTGTTCACCACCAACACCGGCACCATTTCCATTCATGTGACCGGACTGAAACTGCTGTGCAAATCGCTGAGACCGCTCCCGATCGTGAAAACCGATCACGAAGGTCATGTGCACGACGCATTCACCGATCCCGACCAACGTTACCGGATGCGCTATATAGACCTCATCGTGAATCACACGGTGAAAGATACATTTATCAAGCGCACCAAAATGGTGAACTCGATGCGGAATTTCCTCACTGAGAAAGGCTACCTCGAAGTGGAAACACCGGTGTTGCAACCCATCTACGGAGGCGCTGCTGCCCGTCCCTTCAAAACACATCATAATGCGCTGGATATGACCCTCTACCTCCGCATCGCCAACGAGCTGTACCTGAAACGGCTGATCGTGGGCGGATATGATGGCGTGTTCGAGTTCTCCAAGGATTTCCGGAACGAAGGCATGAGCCGCTTTCACAACCCGGAATTCACCCAGGTGGAATTGTACGTCGCCTACAAGGACTACGAATGGATGATGAACCTCTGCGAAACCGTGATCGAGAAAGTGGCGATGGACCTGCACGGCACCACGGAAGTACAGGTGGGTGAACATGTGATCAATTTCCAGCGCCCCTGGAAGCGCTTCACCATGTTCGGAGCCATCGAGCACTTCACCGGCATCGACATCTCGGAAATGGATGAGGCAGCCTTGCGGGAGACCGCATCCAAACTGGGTATCCATGTAGACAAGTCAATGGGAAAAGGCAAGATCATCGACGAGATCTTCGGTGAGAAATGCGAACCCAACCTGATTCAACCCACCTTCATTACCGACTACCCCGTGGAAATGTCGCCCCTTGCCAAAAAGCACCGGAGCAAGGAAGGACTGGTGGAACGTTTCGAAGCCATCTGCAACGGGAAGGAGATCGCCAACGCCTTCTCGGAGCTGAACGACCCGATTGATCAGCGACGCCGGTTTGAAGAACAACTCGAGCTGGGCAAACGCGGCGATGATGAAGCCATGGTATTGGATGAAGATTTCCTGCGCGCCATTGAATACGGCATGCCTCCCACAGCGGGTATCGGGATCGGAATCGACCGCCTGGCGATGATCATGACCAATTCACCGTCCATCCAGGATGTGTTGTTCTTCCCGCAGATGCGACCTGAATAA